A single genomic interval of Carassius auratus strain Wakin chromosome 30, ASM336829v1, whole genome shotgun sequence harbors:
- the LOC113049877 gene encoding alpha-(1,3)-fucosyltransferase 7: MRLMKNYKCALCCLFGFVLLYNFLSWSKTTETSGPKGPEDNTTILLWHWPFGVRYKLERGVCMDQYKIPRCFLEDNRSVFAQADVVVFHHNELWTGHSKLPLHLTRSPMQKWLWLSLEPPMNNHNLSNYNSLFNWTMSYRRDADIYMPYGELISKWTNTTYTIPKKSECLVCWVVSKYNANQSRSLVFKQLEKHIPSKLIEVYGQWSKRPLSNKKLLSTISRCYFYLAFENSVSTDYITEKLWRNSFQAGSVPVVLGPPRKIYELSIPPESFIHVNDFSSIQALANFLRQVAADRERYESYFRWHNKYNVRMCTDWRERLCNICTRYDQLSKHKKVYNDLYSWVNS, translated from the coding sequence ATGCGGTTgatgaaaaattataaatgtgcCCTCTGTTGTCTGTTTGGCTTCGTGCTGCTCTACAATTTCTTATCCTGGAGTAAAACCACTGAGACCAGTGGACCTAAAGGCCCAGAGGACAACACCACCATCCTCCTGTGGCACTGGCCTTTCGGAGTTCGCTACAAACTGGAGAGAGGTGTCTGTATGGATCAATATAAAATCCCCAGATGCTTTCTGGAGGATAACCGATCTGTTTTCGCTCAGGCAGATGTTGTAGTCTTCCATCACAATGAGCTCTGGACTGGTCACTCCAAACTGCCTCTCCACCTTACGCGTTCACCAATGCAAAAGTGGCTTTGGTTATCGCTGGAACCTCCTATGAACAACCACAACCTCAGCAACTACAACAGTTTGTTCAACTGGACAATGAGTTATCGCCGTGACGCTGACATCTACATGCCATACGGAGAGCTCATTTCGAAATGGACTAATACCACATACACCATTCCGAAGAAGAGCGAATGCCTAGTTTGCTGGGTGGTCAGCAAATACAACGCCAATCAGAGTCGCTCCCTAGTTTTCAAGCAGCTGGAGAAACACATTCCGTCAAAACTAATAGAAGTATATGGTCAGTGGTCCAAGAGGCCACTCTCAAACAAAAAGCTGCTTTCCACAATATCTCGATGTTATTTCTACCTTGCTTTTGAAAACTCAGTGTCCACAGACTATATCACAGAGAAGCTGTGGCGAAATTCGTTTCAGGCGGGGAGTGTGCCGGTGGTCCTTGGCCCACCCAGGAAAATTTATGAACTATCCATTCCACCAGAGTCATTCATACATGTAAATGACTTCAGCAGCATTCAGGCACTGGCTAATTTCTTAAGACAAGTGGCTGCTGATAGAGAGCGTTATGAGTCTTATTTTAGATGGCACAATAAGTATAATGTTAGAATGTGCACAGACTGGAGAGAGAGACTATGTAATATTTGCACACGTTATGACCAGCTCTCTAAGCATAAAAAAGTGTACAATGATCTGTACAGCTGGGTCAACAGTTAA